One Chitinophaga parva DNA segment encodes these proteins:
- a CDS encoding TonB-dependent receptor translates to MKQYLFIVFIVTAGQAGLAQQRDSLKQASLHEVIIQGSGPAAKPVATATQVELKNVQLFQTRGNSLGESLKSIPGLNSIQTGPSISKPVIHGLHSNRVLILNNGVRQEGQQWGSEHAPEIDPFTAGHISIIEGAASIRYGSDAMAGVVLLEPKALPENKLLGGTVSLTGASNGRMGAMSAMLEGAGTHQLEGLQWRMLGTFKRAGNFRTAHYYMENTGLQEGDYAATLAYHRRQYGLSVYYSSYHTKLGIFSGSHVGNLQDLDSAFARPRPITPSYFSYKIGRSYQVVHHDLFKANGYYNFNNGGKMELVFARQKDLRQEYDVDYPYSNDPAVLRAPQISFQIITHTADLLYHAPAKGPFHTLLGLSGSTQGNVFSGLRYLVPNFRNYSGGAYAIEKYTRGKLTLEAGLRYDYRWLRVYRRDEATLYLYQNTHTYANATATGGATYQPGGRFSVNANIGTAWRAPSVNELYINGIHLSAAAYERGDSTLSSERSINTTLGLKYTAPKLFVQVTLYNNQINHYIYAKPLLQSIHIISGTYPLFQYTQQDVRLRGVDAEADWDFTKHLTLVSKAAVVRGFNKSIHDWLVFMPADHFDNQLQYHFTSTSTWLQPYVSLQYAYTARQSRVPPHSDYVAPPAAYGLWNVSLGSDIAIGKRTLRADLTVNNLTNVAYRDYLNRFRYYTDDLGASVVLRLSTSF, encoded by the coding sequence ATGAAGCAGTATTTATTCATCGTATTTATAGTAACAGCCGGCCAGGCAGGGCTTGCCCAGCAGCGGGATTCGCTGAAGCAGGCGTCCCTGCATGAAGTGATCATACAGGGCAGCGGTCCGGCCGCGAAGCCTGTTGCCACGGCCACCCAGGTGGAGCTGAAAAATGTGCAGTTATTCCAGACCCGGGGCAATTCCCTGGGAGAAAGTCTCAAGAGCATACCGGGCCTCAATAGCATTCAAACCGGGCCCTCTATTTCCAAACCTGTGATCCACGGCCTGCACAGTAACCGGGTATTGATCCTGAACAACGGGGTACGCCAGGAAGGGCAGCAGTGGGGGAGTGAGCACGCCCCGGAAATAGATCCCTTCACCGCGGGCCATATCTCCATCATCGAAGGCGCGGCCAGTATCCGCTATGGATCAGATGCTATGGCAGGCGTAGTGTTGCTGGAGCCAAAGGCGTTACCGGAAAATAAATTGCTGGGCGGCACGGTAAGCCTTACAGGAGCCAGCAATGGGCGCATGGGTGCTATGTCTGCCATGCTGGAGGGCGCGGGCACACACCAGCTGGAGGGCCTGCAATGGAGGATGCTGGGCACTTTCAAACGGGCGGGCAATTTCCGTACGGCACACTATTACATGGAGAACACCGGCTTGCAGGAAGGTGACTATGCTGCCACGCTGGCCTACCACCGCAGGCAATACGGGCTCTCGGTCTATTACAGCAGCTACCACACAAAGCTGGGTATTTTCTCCGGCTCGCACGTGGGCAACCTGCAGGACCTGGACTCCGCCTTTGCCCGCCCACGGCCCATCACGCCGTCTTATTTTTCCTATAAGATAGGCCGCTCTTACCAGGTGGTGCACCATGATCTTTTTAAAGCAAACGGCTATTACAATTTCAATAACGGTGGTAAAATGGAACTGGTCTTTGCCCGCCAGAAAGACCTGCGCCAGGAGTATGATGTAGATTACCCGTACAGTAATGATCCCGCGGTGCTCCGTGCGCCCCAGATCAGTTTCCAGATCATCACGCACACAGCAGACCTGCTGTATCACGCACCCGCCAAAGGCCCGTTCCATACTTTGCTGGGCCTTAGTGGCAGCACGCAGGGTAATGTATTCAGCGGCCTGCGTTACCTGGTGCCTAACTTCCGCAACTACAGCGGCGGTGCATATGCAATAGAAAAGTATACCCGCGGCAAACTCACGCTGGAAGCGGGTTTACGCTATGACTACCGCTGGCTGCGCGTATACCGCCGCGATGAGGCCACGCTCTATCTCTACCAGAATACTCATACCTATGCCAACGCTACCGCTACCGGCGGTGCCACTTACCAGCCAGGCGGGCGTTTTTCGGTGAATGCCAATATCGGTACAGCCTGGCGCGCACCCAGCGTGAACGAGTTGTACATCAATGGCATTCACCTCAGCGCCGCTGCTTATGAGCGGGGCGACAGCACGCTGTCATCAGAACGTTCCATTAACACCACCCTTGGTCTCAAATACACCGCGCCTAAACTGTTTGTACAGGTAACCCTGTACAATAACCAGATCAATCACTACATCTACGCAAAGCCATTGCTGCAGTCCATCCACATCATCAGCGGCACTTACCCGCTGTTCCAGTACACCCAGCAGGACGTGCGCCTGCGTGGTGTGGATGCAGAAGCCGACTGGGACTTTACCAAACACCTTACCCTGGTGTCTAAAGCAGCGGTGGTAAGGGGTTTCAATAAGAGCATCCACGACTGGCTGGTGTTTATGCCGGCAGATCATTTTGATAACCAGTTGCAATATCATTTTACATCCACCAGCACCTGGCTGCAACCGTATGTGAGCCTGCAATATGCTTACACGGCACGCCAGTCCAGGGTGCCGCCCCACAGTGATTATGTAGCACCGCCGGCGGCCTATGGCCTCTGGAATGTAAGCCTGGGCAGCGACATCGCCATTGGCAAAAGAACGCTGCGGGCCGACCTCACGGTGAACAACCTTACCAACGTGGCCTACCGTGATTACCTGAACCGGTTCCGCTATTACACAGACGACCTGGGAGCCAGTGTAGTACTGCGTTTGAGCACCAGCTTCTAA
- a CDS encoding Fur family transcriptional regulator, whose product MELDIKEAIREKGLKITPVRLQVLRILSKDHLALSHADLEGSIEDADRITLYRVLNDFEEAGLVHKVVDQAGVARFAFCKNDCSHGHHVDNHVHFNCEQCGKMFCLEKTEAPAVKVPRGFKAAGQHTVVYGTCKDCGVQQ is encoded by the coding sequence ATGGAACTGGATATTAAAGAAGCCATCCGGGAGAAAGGACTGAAGATCACACCAGTACGGTTGCAGGTATTGCGCATCCTGTCTAAAGACCACCTGGCCCTCTCCCATGCGGACCTGGAAGGAAGTATAGAAGATGCGGACCGCATTACCCTGTACCGCGTGCTGAATGATTTTGAGGAAGCGGGGCTGGTGCACAAGGTGGTAGACCAGGCCGGTGTAGCCCGCTTTGCCTTCTGCAAGAACGATTGCAGCCACGGCCATCATGTAGACAACCACGTGCATTTTAACTGTGAGCAGTGCGGCAAGATGTTCTGCCTGGAAAAAACGGAAGCGCCCGCGGTGAAAGTGCCCCGGGGCTTTAAAGCAGCAGGGCAGCACACCGTGGTGTATGGCACCTGCAAGGATTGCGGTGTGCAGCAATAA
- a CDS encoding MerC domain-containing protein, protein MPFKDFLKPNPDALGIAASLLCAAHCILLPVLFTSLPLLGVELLRNPLLELATIVLSMGIGVWVLWRGYRQGHIRRWMVAGFIAGLTLVTAGNFMDTTIAEALLKFSGATLIVTVHAINWRQHRRRCEVHKH, encoded by the coding sequence ATGCCATTCAAAGATTTCTTAAAACCAAACCCCGATGCCCTGGGCATCGCAGCATCCCTGCTTTGCGCGGCGCACTGCATTTTATTGCCGGTGCTCTTTACCTCGCTGCCCCTGCTGGGCGTGGAGCTGTTAAGGAACCCACTGCTGGAATTGGCCACCATAGTGCTTTCCATGGGCATAGGCGTATGGGTGTTGTGGCGTGGCTACCGCCAGGGCCACATCCGCCGCTGGATGGTAGCGGGCTTCATTGCGGGCCTCACGCTCGTTACAGCGGGCAATTTCATGGATACCACCATTGCGGAGGCACTGCTTAAATTTTCCGGCGCCACCCTCATCGTCACCGTGCACGCTATTAACTGGCGCCAGCACAGGCGCCGCTGCGAAGTGCATAAACACTGA
- a CDS encoding metal-dependent transcriptional regulator, which produces MMTLTEENYLKALFRISLEKTEITVKDIATHLELKMPTVNSMIQKLSEKKLVRYEKYKAIELTEKGRRQALHILRKHRLTELFLSEVMGLGWEEVHDIAEQIEHIQSDRFFDRIDEMLGHPKFDPHGEPIPDANGKLPVVKAVPLSSCTPGKQYTLSGVLNHETAFLKFLDALQLSIGATIAVKEIQPFDKSMSVVLHGKNNTVFSYTVCQNLLVM; this is translated from the coding sequence ATGATGACACTCACGGAAGAAAATTACCTGAAGGCGTTGTTCCGGATTTCACTGGAAAAAACAGAGATCACGGTAAAGGATATTGCTACCCACCTGGAGCTGAAAATGCCCACGGTGAACAGCATGATCCAGAAACTTTCGGAGAAGAAACTGGTGCGTTATGAGAAGTATAAGGCCATTGAGCTGACGGAAAAAGGGCGCAGGCAGGCCTTGCACATCCTGCGCAAACACCGGCTCACAGAGCTTTTCCTGTCGGAAGTGATGGGCCTGGGCTGGGAAGAGGTGCACGACATTGCAGAGCAGATAGAACATATCCAGTCCGACCGTTTTTTTGACCGCATTGATGAAATGCTGGGCCATCCCAAGTTTGACCCGCATGGGGAGCCCATCCCCGATGCCAACGGTAAGCTGCCGGTGGTAAAAGCAGTGCCCCTCAGCAGCTGCACGCCCGGCAAGCAGTACACCCTCAGCGGGGTGCTGAATCACGAAACTGCCTTTCTCAAATTCCTGGATGCGCTGCAACTCTCCATTGGCGCTACCATAGCAGTAAAAGAAATACAGCCGTTTGACAAGTCTATGTCTGTGGTACTGCACGGGAAGAACAATACAGTGTTTAGTTATACCGTTTGCCAGAACCTGCTGGTGATGTAA
- a CDS encoding TonB-dependent receptor, with translation MKNGWMALCVCFCLPATAQVTGTGAHPQSPTVTQLHEGQDTSTRPTKTANLREVLVSTGATRAISIRENPIAISSVPARKIDRATEANLVDALVKQVPGLSAVKTGPNISKPFIRGLGYNRVLTLYDGVRQEGQQWGDEHGLEVDNYNVQRAEVVKGPASLMFGSDALAGVVSLFPHVPTQENGRLHGRWLSEYQANNGLIGNGLRLGQHKASWLWEVRGAYRIAKNYKNKTDGPVYLTGFRETNASAMAGYTNGNSYTYLNATLYNNLQGIPDGSRDSLTRRFTRQVAEGAGDDIKHRPIVPDAWLRSYTLSPLHQHIQHYRVYANGHYQLGRSLLDAGLGWQQNIRREYNHPQDVQQAGLFVKLTTLHYSLRYALPPLHAIEITLGSNGMYQQNRHGNATDFPIPDYRLLDAGAYVFAKWKSGRWTLSGGLRYDLRSLRSHDFYLAHDARTGYLRPSKDTVGAVLQFPALGQSFTGISLSAGATCRLNDVVSLKANMAKGYRAPNITEIASNGLDPGAHIVYLGNRNFVPETSLQEDLGVLLDGAGWEGNVSVFNNQLSHYIFLQQVPEEIVQGNKTYRYMQSKAWLYGLEAAVALHPVAWKGWHWDNSLALTYGYNRDDAYRHAGLQGAYLPFIPPLQWHSEMGKEWVLRHPILPSLHAGADLEYAGAQNRYLALDQTETATRSYALVGIQIGGSICYRRENQFQWQFQVNNLLDATYQSNLSRLKYFEYYGASPNGRSGIYGMGRNITVKIILPF, from the coding sequence ATGAAAAACGGATGGATGGCGCTCTGCGTCTGCTTTTGCCTGCCCGCCACGGCCCAGGTGACGGGCACCGGCGCCCACCCGCAATCCCCCACGGTGACCCAATTGCATGAGGGGCAGGACACCAGTACCCGCCCCACAAAGACGGCCAATTTACGCGAGGTGCTGGTAAGCACCGGCGCCACCCGGGCCATTTCCATCCGCGAAAATCCCATCGCCATCAGCAGCGTGCCTGCCCGCAAAATAGACCGCGCCACGGAGGCCAACCTGGTAGATGCCCTGGTAAAGCAAGTGCCCGGCCTCAGCGCGGTGAAAACAGGCCCCAATATTTCAAAGCCCTTCATCCGGGGCCTGGGGTACAACCGGGTGCTTACCCTCTACGATGGCGTGCGCCAGGAAGGGCAGCAGTGGGGCGATGAGCATGGGCTGGAAGTGGATAATTACAATGTGCAGCGCGCAGAGGTGGTCAAAGGCCCCGCCAGTCTTATGTTTGGCAGTGATGCACTGGCGGGCGTGGTAAGCCTGTTCCCCCATGTGCCTACGCAGGAAAACGGGCGCCTGCACGGGCGCTGGCTCTCGGAGTACCAGGCAAACAACGGCCTCATTGGCAATGGCCTGCGCCTGGGCCAGCACAAGGCATCCTGGCTGTGGGAGGTGAGGGGTGCGTACCGCATTGCCAAAAATTATAAGAATAAAACAGATGGCCCGGTGTACCTCACGGGCTTCCGGGAAACAAACGCTTCCGCCATGGCAGGGTATACTAACGGTAACAGCTATACGTATTTGAACGCTACCTTGTACAACAACCTGCAGGGCATTCCCGACGGCAGCCGCGATTCCCTGACCCGGCGTTTTACCCGCCAGGTAGCGGAAGGTGCCGGGGATGATATTAAGCATCGCCCCATCGTGCCGGATGCATGGCTGCGCAGCTACACGCTCAGCCCACTGCACCAGCACATCCAGCACTACCGGGTGTATGCAAACGGCCACTACCAGCTGGGGAGATCCCTGCTGGACGCGGGTTTGGGCTGGCAGCAAAATATCCGCCGGGAGTATAACCATCCCCAGGACGTGCAGCAGGCCGGCCTGTTTGTAAAGCTTACCACTCTGCATTACAGCCTGCGGTATGCGCTGCCCCCGCTGCATGCCATTGAAATTACCCTTGGCAGCAACGGCATGTACCAGCAGAACCGGCATGGCAATGCTACGGACTTTCCCATCCCGGACTACCGCCTGCTCGATGCCGGCGCTTATGTTTTTGCAAAATGGAAATCCGGCCGGTGGACATTGAGCGGGGGCCTGCGGTACGACCTGCGTTCCCTGCGCAGCCATGATTTTTACCTGGCCCATGATGCACGCACCGGTTATCTGCGCCCGTCAAAAGACACGGTGGGCGCAGTGCTGCAGTTTCCGGCACTGGGCCAGTCTTTCACCGGCATATCACTCAGTGCCGGGGCTACCTGCCGGCTGAATGACGTTGTTTCCCTGAAAGCCAATATGGCAAAGGGCTACCGGGCACCAAACATTACAGAGATCGCGTCTAATGGGCTGGACCCTGGTGCGCACATCGTGTACCTGGGCAACCGCAACTTTGTACCTGAAACCAGCTTGCAGGAAGACCTGGGCGTGCTGCTGGATGGAGCAGGGTGGGAGGGCAATGTGAGTGTGTTCAACAACCAGTTATCGCACTATATTTTCCTGCAACAAGTGCCGGAAGAAATAGTGCAGGGTAATAAAACGTACCGTTACATGCAAAGCAAAGCCTGGCTCTATGGGCTGGAAGCCGCAGTGGCACTGCATCCTGTGGCATGGAAGGGCTGGCACTGGGATAACAGCCTGGCACTTACCTATGGCTACAACCGGGATGATGCTTACCGCCATGCGGGGCTGCAAGGGGCTTACCTGCCTTTTATACCACCTTTGCAGTGGCATTCAGAAATGGGTAAAGAATGGGTGCTGCGCCATCCCATCCTGCCTTCCCTGCATGCAGGCGCAGACCTGGAATATGCCGGTGCGCAAAACCGCTACCTGGCACTGGACCAAACGGAAACGGCTACACGCAGTTATGCATTGGTAGGCATACAAATAGGTGGCAGCATTTGCTACAGACGGGAAAATCAATTCCAGTGGCAGTTCCAGGTCAATAACCTGCTGGACGCTACCTACCAGTCGAACCTGAGCCGGCTGAAATACTTTGAGTATTATGGAGCTTCGCCTAATGGCAGGTCTGGCATTTACGGCATGGGCAGGAACATAACGGTAAAGATCATCCTGCCCTTTTAG
- a CDS encoding ABC transporter ATP-binding protein, producing the protein MNFWKRLFPTPAAMPDGKPQVTLKERLDALRMLPAFFKLVWDTNPWLTVANAVLRLIRAATPLAILYIGKIIIDQVVQLHNGKSVDTHQLWWMVGIEFALAIGSDALGRVITLLDSLLGDLFSNHTSVRIMRHAATLDLDQFEDATFYDKLERARQQTTGRTVLLSQVMSQVQDLITMGFLAAGLLVFNPWLILLLLVAILPAFLGESYFNDKTYALTRGQTPQRRELDYLRYLGASDDTAKEVKIFDLSDFIIDRFKTLSDKFYLDNKRLSIRRSVWGTVFALLGTAGYYGAYIFIIIRTVEGQLSIGDLTFLAGSFRQLKSLLETILSRFTSVSQGAIYLRDFFEFFDIQPKITMAARPRPFPDVIREGFTFEDVGFKYSNAERWANRHLNFTLKAGEKLALVGENGAGKTTLVKLLCRLYDPTEGRILLDGVDLREYDLAELRLHIGVIFQDYLRYQMNFSQNIAVGNIGEQFNEPLIEDAAHQSLADTVVAKLPNGYQQALGRRFNNGVDLSGGEWQKIALARAYMRDATVLILDEPTAALDARAEYEVFQRFAELTHGKSAILISHRFSTVRMADRIMVLEKGTVLEIGSHEELLARDGRYAELFHLQAAGYR; encoded by the coding sequence ATGAATTTCTGGAAACGACTCTTTCCCACGCCCGCGGCCATGCCGGATGGCAAGCCGCAGGTAACGCTGAAAGAAAGACTGGATGCGCTGCGTATGTTACCGGCATTTTTTAAGCTGGTATGGGACACAAACCCCTGGCTCACGGTGGCCAATGCCGTGCTCCGCCTCATCCGGGCCGCCACGCCCCTCGCTATTTTATACATCGGCAAGATCATCATAGACCAGGTAGTGCAGCTGCACAATGGCAAAAGCGTAGACACCCATCAGCTTTGGTGGATGGTAGGCATTGAGTTTGCCCTGGCCATCGGGTCGGACGCGCTGGGGCGTGTGATCACGCTGCTGGACAGCCTCCTCGGCGACCTGTTCTCTAACCACACCTCCGTGCGCATCATGCGCCATGCCGCCACCCTGGACCTGGACCAGTTTGAAGACGCCACCTTTTACGACAAGCTGGAACGCGCCCGCCAGCAAACCACCGGCCGCACTGTGTTGCTCTCCCAGGTTATGAGCCAGGTGCAGGACCTCATCACTATGGGTTTCCTGGCCGCCGGCCTGCTGGTATTCAATCCCTGGCTTATCCTCCTGTTGCTGGTGGCCATCCTGCCCGCATTCCTCGGTGAATCTTATTTCAATGATAAGACTTACGCCCTCACCCGTGGCCAAACGCCCCAGCGCCGGGAACTGGACTACCTCCGCTACCTGGGCGCCAGCGATGACACGGCCAAGGAAGTGAAAATATTTGACCTGTCCGATTTTATCATTGACCGCTTTAAAACCCTGTCCGATAAATTTTATCTGGATAACAAACGCCTGTCTATCCGGCGTTCCGTGTGGGGCACCGTGTTTGCCCTGCTGGGCACCGCAGGGTATTATGGCGCTTATATCTTCATCATCATCCGCACCGTGGAGGGACAGCTTTCCATTGGTGACCTTACCTTTTTGGCGGGCTCTTTCCGCCAGCTAAAATCACTGCTGGAAACCATCCTTTCCCGCTTCACCAGCGTATCGCAGGGCGCCATTTACCTGCGCGACTTCTTTGAATTTTTCGACATCCAGCCCAAGATCACGATGGCCGCCCGTCCACGGCCTTTCCCCGATGTGATCAGGGAAGGCTTTACGTTTGAAGATGTGGGCTTTAAATACAGCAATGCAGAACGCTGGGCCAACCGCCACCTGAACTTTACGCTGAAAGCCGGGGAGAAACTGGCCCTCGTGGGCGAGAATGGCGCAGGCAAAACCACGCTGGTAAAGCTGCTCTGCCGCCTGTATGATCCCACGGAAGGCCGCATCCTGCTGGACGGGGTGGACCTGCGGGAGTACGACCTGGCAGAACTTCGTTTACACATTGGCGTTATTTTCCAGGATTACCTGCGCTACCAGATGAATTTCTCACAGAACATTGCCGTGGGCAATATCGGAGAGCAATTCAATGAACCACTGATCGAAGATGCCGCCCATCAAAGCCTGGCGGATACGGTGGTGGCCAAGTTGCCCAATGGCTACCAGCAGGCCCTGGGCCGGCGCTTTAACAACGGGGTAGACCTTTCCGGCGGGGAATGGCAGAAGATAGCCCTGGCCCGCGCCTACATGCGCGATGCCACGGTGCTCATCCTGGACGAGCCCACCGCTGCACTGGATGCAAGGGCCGAGTATGAAGTGTTCCAGCGCTTTGCAGAACTTACGCATGGCAAATCTGCCATTCTCATCTCCCATCGCTTTTCTACCGTGCGCATGGCAGACCGCATTATGGTGTTGGAAAAAGGCACCGTGCTGGAAATAGGCAGCCATGAAGAGCTGCTGGCCAGGGACGGGCGTTATGCAGAACTGTTTCACCTCCAGGCAGCAGGCTACCGCTAA
- a CDS encoding RNA polymerase sigma factor, which produces MQAQFTAIVNEHKGLIYKVAGAYCADAEDRKDLVQEILLQLWRAFPRYDPQFKRSTWMYRIALNTAISFYRKDHRRRAAMAPLPDDILVLEAEHPPPREAALEQLHQFISALPELDRALMLLYLEDRSHAEMADILGLSVSNVGTKISRIRQQLKQKF; this is translated from the coding sequence ATGCAAGCACAATTCACCGCTATCGTGAACGAGCATAAAGGCCTCATCTACAAGGTGGCTGGTGCCTACTGTGCGGATGCGGAAGACCGTAAGGACCTGGTGCAGGAAATACTGCTGCAACTGTGGAGGGCCTTTCCCCGCTATGATCCGCAGTTCAAGCGCAGCACCTGGATGTACCGCATTGCCCTCAATACCGCCATTTCCTTTTACCGGAAAGATCACCGGAGAAGGGCCGCCATGGCGCCTTTGCCGGATGATATCCTGGTGCTGGAGGCGGAGCATCCGCCACCCCGGGAGGCGGCCCTGGAGCAGTTACACCAGTTCATCAGTGCGCTGCCGGAGCTGGACCGGGCCCTCATGCTACTTTACCTGGAAGACCGTTCCCATGCGGAAATGGCAGATATCCTTGGTCTCAGCGTTTCCAATGTAGGCACCAAGATCAGCCGCATCCGCCAGCAACTCAAACAAAAATTCTAA
- a CDS encoding MBL fold metallo-hydrolase, translating to MSLFITSLNSGSNGNCYYIGNQEEAILVDVGISCREIERRMQRLGLSMRTVKAIFVSHEHSDHISGIPVLARKYQLPVYITADTHHHGGLSLAPERVHAFTAHTPVQVGALSITAFPKHHDAADPHSFIVRAHNVTIGIFTDIGQCCDQLTHHFKLCHAAFLEANYDEDMLLKGRYPWMLKNRIRGGKGHLSNAQALALFRDHRPPFMSHLLLAHLSKDNNDPALVEDLFRPHARGTEIIVASRYAETALYHISADPDAAREGRRMQLSLF from the coding sequence ATGTCACTATTCATTACCTCGCTGAATTCCGGCAGCAATGGCAATTGCTATTATATCGGGAACCAGGAGGAGGCCATACTGGTAGATGTTGGGATCTCGTGCAGGGAAATAGAACGGCGCATGCAGCGCCTGGGCCTTTCCATGAGAACGGTGAAGGCTATTTTTGTATCGCATGAGCATAGTGACCATATCAGTGGCATCCCGGTACTGGCACGCAAATACCAGCTGCCGGTGTACATCACTGCCGATACCCACCACCACGGCGGCTTATCCCTGGCACCGGAGCGGGTGCATGCTTTTACGGCGCATACCCCGGTGCAGGTAGGCGCGCTTTCCATCACTGCATTTCCCAAACACCATGACGCCGCAGACCCACATAGTTTTATTGTGCGCGCCCACAATGTGACCATCGGTATTTTTACAGACATAGGCCAGTGCTGCGACCAGCTCACGCATCATTTCAAACTGTGCCATGCCGCTTTCCTGGAGGCCAATTATGATGAAGACATGCTCCTGAAGGGCCGCTACCCGTGGATGCTGAAAAACCGCATCCGTGGCGGGAAAGGGCATCTTTCCAATGCGCAGGCCCTGGCTTTGTTCCGCGACCACCGCCCTCCTTTCATGAGCCATCTGCTGCTGGCACACTTATCCAAAGACAATAATGACCCTGCCCTCGTGGAAGATCTTTTCCGCCCGCATGCGCGGGGCACAGAGATCATCGTAGCATCGCGCTACGCGGAAACGGCGCTGTACCACATCTCCGCCGATCCGGATGCTGCCCGTGAAGGCCGGCGCATGCAGCTTTCCCTGTTCTAA